A window from Chrysemys picta bellii isolate R12L10 chromosome 20, ASM1138683v2, whole genome shotgun sequence encodes these proteins:
- the LOC122173292 gene encoding sialic acid-binding Ig-like lectin 14, whose product MGRALLPQHDVGEKELWARAPPWRAGGPATLRVLILALLWRESLSQLPGFTLMVPQSVSVQEGLCVLIPCTFTYPASYDTYNSRAQLYRYWYKDPADVDQNPPVASSDPNRRVSQETQGRFRLAENPAPGDCSLQISDARRTDVGRYFFRVEGDFKYNYRTKYYRTQPTLQISVPVLTEEPEIQISPAQRVPGTLLAQEPVNVTCTAPGRCSGPPPRVTWTGPFSDTAQNVSAQLANGTWAHSSALRFTPTPGDDGKELVCTVTYSSAQGPSTRRTVQLRIGYSPRPPNITWTLTRNGRPVLEVSGAEGDVASLETQEGDSLSLGCEAVSRPEATLSWAKENEYLSPGQGGAGRLELPKLSRGDAGEYRCCAKNSYGSASRAVDVHVQSPVRTLQITISRANRSDPQLFQDPGTPVGNGSQITAQEGDSLRFLCSISSSLPATLAWVRGGRAIEGTRPAGENQLRLELPNITAEDGGLYGCWAQREKISAQGTFQLLIESPTGGLTWVFIEISCKLVFMATGFILAYYLTLLYYRRTPCCYRGSRRKDRPGARESTVPESGL is encoded by the exons AtgggcagagccctgctgccacagcaTGACGTCGGGGAAAAGGAGCTCTGGGCTCGGGCCCCCCCTTGGAGAGCAGGGGGTCCTGCCACGCTGAGGGTCCTGATCCTCGCCCTGCTCTGGAGGG agtccctgtcccagctgcccgGATTTACCCTGATGGTGCCGCAGTCGGTGTCGGTGCAGGAAGGTCTCTGTGTTCTCATCCCCTGCACCTTCACGTACCCAGCCTCGTACGACACCTACAATTCCCGGGCCCAGCTCTACAGATACTGGTACAAGGATCCGGCCGATGTGGATCAGAATCCGCCCGTGGCCAGCAGTGACCCCAACCGGAGGGTATCGCAGGAGACCCAGGGCCGGTTCCGGCTGGCGGAGAATCCGGCGCCCGGCGACTGCTCCCTGCAAATCAGCGATGCCCGACGGACGGATGTGGGGAGATATTTCTTTAGAGTCGAGGGAGACTTTAAATACAATTACCGCACCAAATACTATCGCACTCAACCTACGCTACAGATTTCCGTGCCAG TGCTGACGGAGGAGCCAGAGATCCAGATCTCGCCAGCGCAGAGGGTGCCAGGAACACTGCTGGCCCAGGAACCGGTGAATGTGACCTGCACAGCCCCTGGGCGCTGCTCTGGGCCCCCTCCCCGAGTCACCTGGACAGGGCCGTTCAGTGACACAGCCCAGAACGTCTCAGCCCAGCTGGCAAATGGCACCTGGGCCCACAGCTCTGCTCTCCGATTCACGCCCACCCCAGGGGACGATGGCAAAGAGCTCGTCTGCACCGTCACCTACAGCTCAGCACAGGGACCTTCCACTCGCAGAACAGTCCAGCTCCGCATCGGCT ACTCGCCCAGACCCCCCAACATCACCTGGACCCTGACCAGGAACGGACGCCCTG TGCTGGAAGTGTCAGGAGCTGAGGGCGACGTCGCATCTCTGGAGACCCAGGAGGGCGACTCCCTGAGCCTGGGCTGTGAGGCTGTGAGCAGACCCGAGGCCACCCTGAGCTGGGCCAAGGAGAATGAGTACCTCAGCCCTGGCCAGGGAGGGGCCGGGCGCCTGGAGCTGCCGAAACTCAGCAGAGGGGATGCTGGGGAGTATCGGTGCTGTGCGAAGAATTCCTATGGGTCGGCCAGCCGGGCTGTGGATGTGCATGTGCAGT CTCCAGTGAGGACTCTGCAAATCACCATCTCCAGAGCTAACAGGAGTGACCCCCAGCTATTCCAAG atcccGGCACCCCGGTGGGGAACGGGTCACAGATCACGGCCCAGGAGGGCGACTCCCTGCGGTTCCTCTGCTCCATCTCCAGCAGCCTCCCTGCCACGCTGGCCTGGGTGAGGGGGGGCCGAGCCATCGAGGGCACCCGCCCCGCGGGGGAAAATCAGCTGCGACTGGAGCTGCCCAACATCACAGCCGAGGACGGGGGGCTGTACGGGTGCTGGGCCCAGAGAGAGAAGATCTCTGCCCAGGGGACGTTCCAGCTGCTCATCGAGT CTCCCACAGGTGGCCTCACTTGGGTGTTTATCGAAATCAGCTGCAAACTCGTGTTCATGGCAACTGGATTCATCCTGGCCTATTACCTCACCCTGCTCTATTACAGACG GACACCCTGCTGCTATCGTGGAAGCAGAAGGAAGGACAGGCCGGGGGCCAGGGAATCCACTGTGCCAGAATCCGGTTTGTAG